A region of Lycium barbarum isolate Lr01 chromosome 1, ASM1917538v2, whole genome shotgun sequence DNA encodes the following proteins:
- the LOC132637932 gene encoding uncharacterized protein LOC132637932 isoform X1: MAASLNSVMGFHSTLQANYWHLSRSAPLQKVSYFPSSIQMPGLRRCMPVTREKFFLLVAKSDSLETEVSDKDSGNAKSTNSEAITPTESSKTEGEVQSSDQTRLAVQESKVPNGSVNSTNLEQEASSSSPKPTLKRSPLTAREKLRAARVLSRYNESKVSSKPQLGSKLIEALRESEKGKKRPGLPEAPTNLFDDSKRGMPKPGWTFEFPGGFDVFLVVFSFVFISTIMFATTYLVWKVGAIHFNEY, from the exons ATGGCTGCTTCTTTGAATTCTGTTATGGGCTTTCACTCAACT CTGCAGGCCAACTACTGGCATCTCTCTAGGAGTGCCCCACTGCAGAAGGTTTCATACTTCCCATCTTCCATTCAGATGCCAGGGTTAAGAAGATGCATGCCAGTTACTAGGGAGAAATTCTTTCTTTTAGTTGCTAAAAGTGATAGTCTTGAAACAGAAGTTAGTGATAAGGATTCTGGAAATGCTAAAAGCACAAACTCTGAAGCTATTACACCTACTGAATCTTCAAAAACAGAGGGTGAAGTGCAGTCCAGTGATCAAACTAGATTGGCAGTGCAAGAATCCAAAGTTCCAAACGGATCTGTAAATTCCACAAACTTGGAACAGGAAGCATCTTCCTCCAGTCCAAAACCAACCTTAAAGAGATCTCCATTGACAGCAAGAGAGAAACTTAGGGCAGCTAGGGTTCTCAGCCGGTACAATGAATCAAAGGTCTCCTCTAAACCTCAGCTTGGAAGCAAACTAATTGAGGCCCTACGAGAAAGTGAGAAGGGGAAAAAGAGACCTGGACTTCCAGAGGCGCCTACAAATTTGTTCGATGATAGCAAAAGAGGGATGCCAAAACCAGGCTGGACTTTTGAGTTTCCAGGAGGATTTGATGTCTTCCTTGTTGTATTTTCATTTGTATTCATCAGCACAATTATGTTTGCTACAACATACCTTGTGTGGAAAGTTGGTGCTATCCATTTTAACGAGTACTGA
- the LOC132637932 gene encoding uncharacterized protein LOC132637932 isoform X2, with the protein MAASLNSVMGFHSTANYWHLSRSAPLQKVSYFPSSIQMPGLRRCMPVTREKFFLLVAKSDSLETEVSDKDSGNAKSTNSEAITPTESSKTEGEVQSSDQTRLAVQESKVPNGSVNSTNLEQEASSSSPKPTLKRSPLTAREKLRAARVLSRYNESKVSSKPQLGSKLIEALRESEKGKKRPGLPEAPTNLFDDSKRGMPKPGWTFEFPGGFDVFLVVFSFVFISTIMFATTYLVWKVGAIHFNEY; encoded by the exons ATGGCTGCTTCTTTGAATTCTGTTATGGGCTTTCACTCAACT GCCAACTACTGGCATCTCTCTAGGAGTGCCCCACTGCAGAAGGTTTCATACTTCCCATCTTCCATTCAGATGCCAGGGTTAAGAAGATGCATGCCAGTTACTAGGGAGAAATTCTTTCTTTTAGTTGCTAAAAGTGATAGTCTTGAAACAGAAGTTAGTGATAAGGATTCTGGAAATGCTAAAAGCACAAACTCTGAAGCTATTACACCTACTGAATCTTCAAAAACAGAGGGTGAAGTGCAGTCCAGTGATCAAACTAGATTGGCAGTGCAAGAATCCAAAGTTCCAAACGGATCTGTAAATTCCACAAACTTGGAACAGGAAGCATCTTCCTCCAGTCCAAAACCAACCTTAAAGAGATCTCCATTGACAGCAAGAGAGAAACTTAGGGCAGCTAGGGTTCTCAGCCGGTACAATGAATCAAAGGTCTCCTCTAAACCTCAGCTTGGAAGCAAACTAATTGAGGCCCTACGAGAAAGTGAGAAGGGGAAAAAGAGACCTGGACTTCCAGAGGCGCCTACAAATTTGTTCGATGATAGCAAAAGAGGGATGCCAAAACCAGGCTGGACTTTTGAGTTTCCAGGAGGATTTGATGTCTTCCTTGTTGTATTTTCATTTGTATTCATCAGCACAATTATGTTTGCTACAACATACCTTGTGTGGAAAGTTGGTGCTATCCATTTTAACGAGTACTGA
- the LOC132637949 gene encoding transcription factor bHLH51-like isoform X1, with protein MMDNSFCSEYWPQTAGLNQDSLFSLPQVPNITSFKLQNYPESFQGGTASASRSHSEAEKRRRDRINAQLSTLRKLIPTSEKQMDKAALLGSVVDHVKDLKGKTTEISKVLNTPTDIDEVIIEHLNEEENKGPASTSTSKRKDNSVILKASFCCDDRPELFSELQRGIKNLKLTIIEADITTLGGRIKGIFLLCHSDNFAKDVCMNSLKQSLRVVLSRIAIFPSTSHYRTKSKRQRFFLPAQVS; from the exons ATGATGGACAATTCCTTTTGTTCAGAATATTGGCCTCAAACTGCTGGTCTCAATCAAGATTCACTTTTTTCACTCCCACAAGTTCCTAATATTACCtccttcaaacttcaaaattACCCTGAATCCTTCCAAGGGGGAACTGCAAGTGCTTCTAGGAGCCACAGTGAAGCTGAAAAAAGGCGCAGAGACAGAATTAATGCTCAGCTTTCTACTCTCAGAAAACTTATTCCCACTTCTGAAAAG CAGATGGATAAGGCAGCTCTATTAGGAAGTGTAGTTGATCATGTTAAGGATCTGAAAGGAAAAACAACAGAAATCAGCAAAGTGTTGAACACTCCAACAGACATTGATGAAGTAATAATTGAGCATTTAAATGAGGAAGAAAACAAAGGGCCCGCAAGCACGAGCACAAGCAAGAGGAAGGATAATAGTGTGATTCTTAAGGCCTCTTTTTGTTGCGATGATCGGCCTGAATTATTCTCAGAGCTACAGCGGGGGATTAAGAACCTGAAACTAACAATTATAGAGGCTGATATAACTACTTTGGGTGGCAGAATTAAGGGTATTTTTCTGCTTTGTCACAGTGACAACTTTGCAAAAGATGTTTGCATGAATTCTCTCAAACAGTCTCTCAGAGTAGTCCTCTCTAGAATTGCTATATTCCCCTCTACATCCCACTACAGAACTAAAAGCAAGAGGCAGAGGTTCTTCTTGCCGGCTCAGGTTTCTTAA
- the LOC132637949 gene encoding transcription factor bHLH51-like isoform X2: MMDNSFCSEYWPQTAGLNQDSLFSLPQVPNITSFKLQNYPESFQGGTASASRSHSEAEKRRRDRINAQLSTLRKLIPTSEKMDKAALLGSVVDHVKDLKGKTTEISKVLNTPTDIDEVIIEHLNEEENKGPASTSTSKRKDNSVILKASFCCDDRPELFSELQRGIKNLKLTIIEADITTLGGRIKGIFLLCHSDNFAKDVCMNSLKQSLRVVLSRIAIFPSTSHYRTKSKRQRFFLPAQVS; encoded by the exons ATGATGGACAATTCCTTTTGTTCAGAATATTGGCCTCAAACTGCTGGTCTCAATCAAGATTCACTTTTTTCACTCCCACAAGTTCCTAATATTACCtccttcaaacttcaaaattACCCTGAATCCTTCCAAGGGGGAACTGCAAGTGCTTCTAGGAGCCACAGTGAAGCTGAAAAAAGGCGCAGAGACAGAATTAATGCTCAGCTTTCTACTCTCAGAAAACTTATTCCCACTTCTGAAAAG ATGGATAAGGCAGCTCTATTAGGAAGTGTAGTTGATCATGTTAAGGATCTGAAAGGAAAAACAACAGAAATCAGCAAAGTGTTGAACACTCCAACAGACATTGATGAAGTAATAATTGAGCATTTAAATGAGGAAGAAAACAAAGGGCCCGCAAGCACGAGCACAAGCAAGAGGAAGGATAATAGTGTGATTCTTAAGGCCTCTTTTTGTTGCGATGATCGGCCTGAATTATTCTCAGAGCTACAGCGGGGGATTAAGAACCTGAAACTAACAATTATAGAGGCTGATATAACTACTTTGGGTGGCAGAATTAAGGGTATTTTTCTGCTTTGTCACAGTGACAACTTTGCAAAAGATGTTTGCATGAATTCTCTCAAACAGTCTCTCAGAGTAGTCCTCTCTAGAATTGCTATATTCCCCTCTACATCCCACTACAGAACTAAAAGCAAGAGGCAGAGGTTCTTCTTGCCGGCTCAGGTTTCTTAA
- the LOC132614271 gene encoding RING-H2 finger protein ATL66-like: MASQPFHWHYAECEDANYQLPGTTLFFIIVLLSLILLVAILILYSRWICRSSQAPPQQLVQLSHHHGLDPTCINKLPITFYGTNTSCNIFGDQAECCICLGVFQDGDKVKILPVTNTQDGVSFSHSISNKPQISQTSGTFRNQNMKPSSVIISAAATTLLLLFQEYRTKI, from the exons ATGGCTTCACAACCATTCCATTGGCACTATGCTGAGTGCGAAGACGCCAACTACCAACTCCCTGGTACTACTCTCTTCTTCATCATCGTACTCCTCTCCCTAATTCTTTTGGTCGCCATTCTTATCCTCTACTCTCGCTGGATATGCCGTTCCTCTCAAGCGCCGCCACAGCAACTTGTCCAGCTTTCTCATCATCATGGTCTTGACCCTACTTGTATCAATAAACTGCCTATTACCTTTTACGGAACTAATACCAGCTGTAACATTTTTGGTGATCAAGCAGAGTGTTGTATATGTCTAGGTGTTTTTCAAGATGGCGATAAGGTTAAGATTTTGCCG GTAACAAACACCCAGGATGGTGTTTCCTTCTCCCATAGCATCTCCAATAAACCACAAATATCGCAGACGAGTGGAACTTTTAGAAACCAAAATATGAAACCATCGTCTGTCATCATATCAGCTGCTGCTACTACACTGTTGCTTTTATTTCAAGAATACAGAACTAAAATTTAA